A single genomic interval of Streptomyces sp. NBC_00663 harbors:
- a CDS encoding MXAN_6230/SCO0854 family RING domain-containing protein translates to MSVLSSVLLRRLRTVYVDQAGPRPGDPSTAPGLVALEAELLDRGCAPTAQLHAALAWLGPAGLADAGNQLVRHLDAELGADRTHMPMFRSFPASVPDDTFQLFVDRVFTLLLQWPRQPCVLCGTVGSVHPVSPCAHLVCRECWDGADYAGCPICHRRIDRADPFLRPEQPHHAREIAVGPLKLLALGKDAKADAVRALLRLLARRTPLPPQDRDDVKILLAHAPADLGWFPEDIPVRQTKALALGTLLLDRHTRGAATELLDRHLTTATDVLRLLCVWSGGTADLLEPRRTRSLPRALRRRLLGVLDGLAMPLLVEDVLRHPDAWKRAAEVLHPYEQHARHPKAALAFAVLRATDLSGTEGALGEALLRTAAEHPDAVRVDGARVKPATWTARVEQALRERDFAAALDLLAERPGELLRRLDHLLRLRELDVPPDGFGDTLRRVLPKAGPGPLLAALGRMRIRHLPGGRRVFFPRGQVTHSYTTDDTRVPLSPKVTDAVCALLEAEALRRLTRHDEPRLDLSVLDSALTGLAVPAAETAASKALVTVPRGSTQPLPEGEVLRLFLHWTQPAKKRVDLDLSVALYDAEWNFTGLCDYTNLVHEGRSAVHSGDLVSAPAPDGATEYVDLDLAALAERGVRFALPVVFSFNDVAFEELLDAFAGFMALPSAAEEDRNAAYDPRTVRQRYDLVGDSRIHVPMLVDLDRRTFLWTDLHLPAAEGFHSLHRHGADLGRVTQDLHQYFASGRTTLWDLAVWRATARGDEVVVIRRAPHPRAVDELWHYRRQEGEPDTAFAARVRALETPPWKRQPSEAADALAGEVASHRHVFLALLHGGVAPAGATGSAYRLLPGPVDGCGLEALAAGDLVAALG, encoded by the coding sequence TTGTCCGTACTGTCGTCCGTGCTGCTCCGCCGCCTTCGTACCGTCTACGTCGACCAGGCAGGGCCGCGTCCGGGCGACCCTTCGACGGCGCCAGGGCTCGTCGCGCTCGAAGCCGAGCTGCTGGACCGGGGATGCGCGCCGACGGCGCAGCTGCACGCGGCGCTCGCCTGGCTGGGACCGGCCGGGCTGGCGGACGCGGGCAATCAGCTCGTCCGGCACCTCGACGCCGAACTCGGCGCCGACCGCACCCATATGCCGATGTTCCGCAGCTTCCCGGCCTCGGTGCCCGACGACACCTTCCAGCTGTTCGTCGACCGGGTCTTCACCCTGCTGCTCCAGTGGCCGCGGCAACCGTGCGTGCTGTGCGGCACGGTCGGCAGCGTGCACCCCGTGTCGCCGTGCGCGCATCTGGTGTGCCGGGAGTGCTGGGACGGCGCGGACTACGCGGGCTGCCCGATCTGCCACCGCCGGATCGACCGCGCCGACCCCTTCCTGAGGCCCGAACAGCCGCACCACGCCCGCGAGATCGCCGTAGGACCCCTGAAGTTGCTCGCGCTCGGCAAGGACGCGAAGGCGGACGCCGTGCGGGCCCTGCTGCGGCTGCTGGCCCGGCGGACCCCGCTGCCCCCGCAGGACCGGGACGACGTGAAGATCCTGCTGGCGCACGCGCCGGCCGACCTGGGCTGGTTCCCCGAGGACATCCCGGTGCGCCAGACCAAGGCGCTGGCCCTCGGCACCCTGCTGCTCGACCGGCACACGCGCGGGGCGGCGACCGAGCTGCTCGACCGACACCTGACGACCGCGACGGACGTGCTGCGGCTGCTGTGCGTGTGGTCCGGCGGCACCGCCGACCTGCTGGAGCCCCGACGCACGCGCTCCCTCCCGCGCGCGCTCCGCCGCCGACTGCTCGGGGTGCTCGACGGGCTGGCGATGCCGTTGCTGGTCGAGGACGTGCTGCGGCACCCGGACGCCTGGAAGCGCGCCGCCGAGGTCCTGCACCCCTACGAACAGCACGCGCGCCACCCCAAGGCCGCGCTCGCCTTCGCCGTCCTGCGCGCGACGGACCTCTCCGGGACCGAGGGCGCACTCGGCGAGGCGCTCCTGCGGACGGCCGCGGAGCACCCGGACGCGGTACGGGTCGACGGGGCCCGCGTCAAGCCGGCCACCTGGACGGCACGCGTCGAACAGGCGCTGCGGGAAAGGGACTTCGCGGCCGCTCTGGACCTGCTCGCCGAACGCCCCGGCGAGCTGCTGCGCCGCCTCGACCATCTGCTGCGGCTGCGTGAACTCGACGTACCGCCGGACGGGTTCGGGGACACCTTGCGCCGGGTCCTGCCCAAGGCCGGCCCCGGGCCGTTGCTCGCCGCGCTGGGGCGGATGCGGATCCGCCATCTCCCGGGCGGGCGCCGGGTGTTCTTCCCGCGCGGCCAGGTGACCCACTCGTACACGACGGACGACACGCGCGTGCCGCTGTCGCCGAAGGTGACGGACGCGGTGTGCGCCCTGCTGGAGGCGGAGGCGCTGCGCCGCCTCACCCGGCACGACGAGCCTCGCCTCGACCTGTCCGTGCTCGACTCGGCGCTCACCGGACTCGCGGTGCCCGCCGCCGAGACCGCCGCGAGCAAGGCCCTCGTCACGGTCCCGCGCGGCAGCACCCAGCCGCTGCCCGAGGGCGAGGTGCTGCGGCTGTTCCTGCACTGGACGCAGCCCGCGAAGAAGCGCGTGGACCTCGACCTGTCGGTGGCCCTGTACGACGCGGAGTGGAACTTCACGGGCCTGTGCGACTACACGAACCTCGTCCACGAGGGCCGTTCGGCCGTGCACTCCGGCGACCTGGTGTCGGCGCCCGCGCCGGACGGGGCGACCGAGTACGTGGACCTCGATCTGGCGGCGCTCGCGGAGCGCGGGGTGCGCTTCGCCCTGCCGGTCGTCTTCAGCTTCAACGACGTCGCGTTCGAGGAGCTCCTGGACGCCTTCGCCGGGTTCATGGCGCTGCCGTCCGCCGCCGAGGAGGACCGGAACGCGGCGTACGACCCGCGGACGGTGCGTCAGCGGTACGACCTGGTGGGCGACTCGCGCATCCACGTCCCGATGCTGGTCGACCTCGACCGCCGTACGTTCCTCTGGACCGACCTGCACCTCCCCGCCGCCGAGGGCTTCCACAGCCTCCACCGGCACGGCGCCGACCTCGGCCGGGTCACCCAGGACCTGCACCAGTACTTCGCCTCGGGCCGTACGACCCTGTGGGACCTGGCGGTGTGGCGGGCCACCGCGCGGGGCGACGAGGTGGTGGTGATACGGCGCGCACCACATCCGCGCGCCGTGGACGAGCTGTGGCACTACCGGCGGCAGGAAGGGGAGCCCGACACCGCCTTCGCCGCGCGGGTGCGCGCCCTGGAGACACCCCCCTGGAAGCGGCAACCCTCCGAGGCGGCCGACGCCCTCGCGGGTGAAGTCGCGTCACACCGGCACGTCTTCCTCGCCCTCCTCCACGGGGGCGTGGCACCGGCGGGCGCCACCGGGTCGGCGTACCGTCTGCTGCCCGGCCCGGTCGACGGCTGCGGCCTGGAAGCCCTGGCGGCGGGGGATCTGGTGGCGGCGCTCGGCTGA